One genomic segment of Actinomycetota bacterium includes these proteins:
- a CDS encoding polyprenyl synthetase family protein gives MKQVSGAGVDVMRMRVDAVLGSFLAEQRALLDGLGSEAAEPLDELARVIGAGGKRLRPLFCYWGYLAAGREEDDAIVKAAASLELLHTFAIIHDDVMDRSPLRRGQPATHLEMARGGDAHLGVSSAILVGDLALALADVLFSGAGFAPETFVEGFRWYNRMRTEVVTGQYLDVVATRMPTIDEETVRRIASLKSGGYTVEKPLLIGAALGGASQEIVAVLSAYGMLLGEAFQLRDDVLGVFGDPGVTGKDADGDLREGKRTLLIARALETAAPDEQEFLVARLGSENLSAGDAERIRGIIRSSGALASTQALIEAHRSVALAALDATKALAPTVTSALTELADLAVVRES, from the coding sequence GTGAAACAGGTGTCCGGGGCGGGGGTCGACGTGATGCGCATGCGCGTCGACGCCGTGCTGGGGTCGTTCCTCGCCGAGCAGCGGGCGCTCCTCGACGGGCTCGGCTCGGAGGCGGCGGAGCCGCTGGACGAGCTCGCGCGGGTGATCGGCGCGGGCGGCAAGCGGCTGCGGCCGCTGTTCTGCTACTGGGGGTACCTCGCGGCCGGCCGGGAGGAAGACGACGCGATCGTCAAGGCCGCGGCCAGCCTCGAGCTCCTCCACACCTTCGCGATCATCCACGACGACGTGATGGATCGTTCGCCGCTGCGTCGCGGTCAGCCGGCGACCCATCTGGAAATGGCGCGCGGCGGCGATGCCCACCTCGGCGTTTCGTCGGCGATCCTCGTCGGCGACCTGGCGCTCGCGCTCGCCGACGTCCTCTTCTCGGGGGCCGGCTTCGCGCCCGAGACGTTCGTCGAGGGGTTCCGTTGGTACAACCGGATGCGCACCGAGGTCGTGACAGGCCAGTACCTCGACGTGGTCGCGACGCGTATGCCGACGATCGACGAGGAGACCGTTCGGCGGATCGCGTCGCTGAAGTCGGGGGGCTACACGGTCGAGAAGCCGCTGCTGATCGGGGCGGCGCTCGGGGGAGCGTCGCAAGAGATCGTGGCGGTCCTCAGCGCGTACGGGATGTTGCTCGGCGAGGCGTTCCAGCTTCGCGACGACGTGCTCGGCGTGTTCGGCGATCCCGGCGTTACCGGCAAGGACGCCGACGGCGACCTCCGGGAGGGGAAGCGGACGCTGCTCATCGCGCGAGCGCTCGAGACGGCGGCACCCGACGAGCAGGAGTTCCTCGTGGCCCGGCTGGGGAGCGAGAACCTCTCGGCCGGCGACGCCGAACGGATCCGAGGCATCATCCGGTCCTCGGGGGCGCTCGCGTCGACCCAAGCCTTGATCGAGGCGCATCGCAGCGTCGCGCTGGCCGCGCTCGACGCCACGAAAGCCTTGGCGCCCACCGTCACGTCGGCGTTGACCGAGCTCGCAGACCTGGCGGTCGTACGCGAGTCGTAG
- the larE gene encoding ATP-dependent sacrificial sulfur transferase LarE: MTSATKLGRLRDLLGALDDAVVAYSGGADSAFLADVAHEVLGSRSEAVTAVSPSLAPDERDAARALAAERGWRHREILTNEIARPEYVRNEADRCYHCKSELFDVLTAMFPERSILVGTNLDDTGDHRPGRVAATERGVRAPLLEAGMTKEEIRALSRERGLTTWDKPASACLASRIAYGVQVTAERLGRVGHAESFLRSLGLRELRVRDHGDLARIEVPAGEIDRLTSDPVRGQIAGFLRDLGFAYVTLDMEGFRSGSMNAVIQIQRKGS, encoded by the coding sequence ATGACCTCGGCCACGAAGCTCGGGCGCCTCCGCGATCTCCTGGGCGCGTTGGACGACGCGGTGGTCGCCTACTCGGGCGGCGCGGATTCCGCATTCCTGGCCGACGTTGCGCACGAGGTCCTCGGTTCGCGTTCGGAGGCCGTCACCGCGGTCTCACCTTCGCTGGCGCCGGATGAGCGGGACGCCGCTCGCGCGCTGGCGGCCGAGCGTGGCTGGCGTCACCGGGAGATCCTCACGAACGAGATCGCGCGTCCGGAGTACGTCCGCAACGAAGCCGATCGCTGCTATCACTGCAAGAGCGAGCTCTTCGACGTGCTGACGGCGATGTTCCCTGAGCGGTCGATCCTCGTCGGGACGAACCTCGACGACACCGGCGATCACCGGCCGGGCCGTGTGGCCGCGACCGAGCGCGGCGTTCGGGCCCCGCTCCTGGAAGCCGGGATGACGAAGGAGGAGATCCGTGCCCTGTCGCGCGAGCGCGGGCTGACGACGTGGGACAAGCCGGCGTCGGCGTGCCTCGCATCGCGGATCGCGTACGGGGTCCAGGTAACAGCGGAACGCCTCGGCCGCGTCGGCCACGCCGAGTCGTTCTTGCGATCGCTCGGTCTGCGGGAGCTGCGGGTACGGGACCACGGCGATCTCGCGCGGATAGAGGTTCCGGCGGGCGAGATCGACCGCCTGACGTCCGACCCGGTGCGCGGGCAGATCGCCGGATTCCTCCGCGACCTCGGGTTCGCGTATGTGACCCTCGACATGGAAGGGTTCCGCAGTGGATCGATGAACGCCGTGATCCAGATCCAACGGAAAGGGAGCTAA
- a CDS encoding NIL domain-containing protein, whose amino-acid sequence MPKQRLHLTFPEDQVQEPVIYTLGKQFDIVTNIRRANVEEKLGWVILEVEGTEEALAKAVAYLEERGVQVDRIDGDVVEG is encoded by the coding sequence GTGCCGAAACAGCGTCTGCATCTGACCTTCCCCGAGGACCAGGTACAGGAGCCGGTGATCTATACGCTCGGCAAGCAGTTCGACATCGTGACGAACATCCGCCGAGCCAACGTCGAGGAGAAGCTCGGGTGGGTCATCCTCGAGGTCGAGGGGACCGAAGAGGCGCTGGCGAAGGCGGTTGCATATCTGGAGGAACGCGGCGTCCAGGTGGATCGCATCGACGGGGACGTCGTCGAAGGCTAG
- a CDS encoding ATP-binding protein, whose protein sequence is MPRIAIVGAFSTGKTTLAEVVAEKLDLTLLPEAAREVAALGFKLDKDATPEVETLIFLKHYYNEQIHSDFVADRSIIDVMAYAGWVLDNQAWRKEMSLFEECKKLAQHNLRSQYSHVFYLPIEFPIVPDDLRPDDPVFQREIDERILGLLETYDVKYETLSGDIPTRVKALLERVGASA, encoded by the coding sequence ATGCCACGGATAGCGATCGTCGGAGCGTTCTCAACGGGCAAGACCACGCTGGCGGAAGTCGTCGCGGAGAAGCTCGACCTTACGCTGCTGCCCGAAGCGGCGCGCGAGGTAGCGGCGCTCGGCTTCAAGCTCGACAAGGACGCCACCCCCGAGGTCGAGACGCTCATCTTCTTGAAGCACTACTACAACGAGCAGATCCACTCCGACTTCGTCGCGGATCGCTCGATCATCGACGTGATGGCGTATGCGGGCTGGGTCCTCGACAATCAGGCGTGGCGCAAGGAGATGTCGCTGTTCGAGGAGTGCAAGAAGCTCGCGCAGCACAACCTGCGCAGCCAGTACAGCCACGTCTTCTACCTGCCGATCGAGTTCCCGATCGTCCCCGACGACCTTCGCCCGGACGACCCCGTCTTCCAGCGCGAGATCGACGAGCGGATCCTGGGCCTGTTGGAGACCTACGACGTCAAGTACGAGACGCTCAGCGGCGACATCCCGACGCGCGTGAAAGCCCTGCTCGAACGGGTCGGGGCGTCCGCTTAG
- a CDS encoding M15 family metallopeptidase, which translates to MRRTIVSALLLFTAISCSPLHEVTEEARPVAQPNASVPGPVPSSTERVESEFRGSVSTLDAATRARMTFSWRTGCPVPLKDLRILRMTHRGFDRRVHAGELVVHEDHAGAVLGVFRSLFDAEFPIERMELVDEYEGDDDLSMAANNTSAFNCRPSTGSPGEWSQHAYGLAIDINPVQNPYVTKSGSVEPPKGAAYVDRSTKAPGVIHRNDAVVQAFARIGWEWGGDWTSAKDYQHFSANGL; encoded by the coding sequence ATGAGACGGACGATCGTTTCGGCACTTCTCTTGTTCACCGCGATCTCCTGCTCGCCACTGCACGAGGTAACGGAAGAAGCCCGACCGGTTGCGCAACCGAACGCTTCTGTGCCGGGGCCGGTGCCCTCCTCTACCGAGCGGGTCGAGAGCGAGTTCCGGGGCTCGGTCTCGACGCTCGACGCCGCCACAAGAGCCCGGATGACGTTCTCGTGGCGTACGGGGTGCCCGGTTCCCTTGAAGGATCTTCGGATCCTCCGGATGACGCACCGCGGCTTCGACCGCCGCGTCCACGCAGGCGAGCTCGTCGTCCACGAGGATCACGCCGGTGCGGTTCTCGGTGTGTTCCGCTCGCTGTTCGATGCCGAGTTCCCGATCGAGCGCATGGAGCTCGTCGACGAGTACGAGGGCGACGACGACCTGTCGATGGCCGCCAACAACACCTCCGCGTTCAACTGCCGGCCGAGCACCGGTTCTCCGGGGGAGTGGTCGCAGCACGCCTATGGGCTCGCGATCGACATCAACCCCGTGCAGAACCCGTACGTCACGAAGAGCGGAAGCGTGGAGCCGCCGAAGGGCGCCGCGTACGTCGACCGCTCGACGAAAGCTCCCGGCGTCATCCACCGCAACGACGCCGTCGTACAAGCATTCGCTCGGATCGGGTGGGAGTGGGGCGGTGACTGGACGTCGGCGAAGGACTACCAGCACTTCTCCGCGAACGGGCTCTGA
- a CDS encoding alpha/beta hydrolase-fold protein, giving the protein MKRGRVVRPVVESKLLAGNPLGDPADRETPVYLPPSYDETPTRRYPMIMAIVGFTGTGRMHLNEDWFEPNLAERLDMLIDKGEMAEAIVVMPDCATRYAGSQFIDSAATGPYGRYTAIELVEWADREFRTIPRREARGVFGKSSGGFGSFRMAVDFPEVFSAFACHSGDAAFEYCYMPEFPRALRYLWHNDITPKRFLDTYKEITDRGDDYHALLNELAMASCYSANPETELGFDLPFDLGSGELVAEVWERWLAHDPVRMIPERIDALKSQSLIFVDCGTKDEWMLDVGARWMVSVMREHGLEPIHEEFDAGHMRIPYRYNRSLPLISKALVPPEG; this is encoded by the coding sequence GTGAAGCGGGGACGCGTGGTCCGGCCGGTCGTCGAGAGCAAACTGCTCGCAGGGAATCCGCTCGGCGATCCCGCCGACCGCGAGACGCCGGTCTACCTGCCGCCCTCGTACGACGAGACGCCTACCCGGCGGTATCCCATGATCATGGCGATCGTCGGGTTCACCGGCACCGGCAGGATGCACCTGAACGAGGACTGGTTCGAGCCCAACCTCGCCGAGCGCCTGGACATGCTGATCGACAAAGGCGAGATGGCCGAGGCGATCGTCGTGATGCCCGATTGCGCGACGCGGTACGCGGGCTCGCAGTTCATCGACTCGGCGGCGACCGGACCCTACGGCCGTTACACGGCGATCGAGCTCGTCGAGTGGGCCGACCGAGAGTTCCGGACGATCCCCCGGCGCGAAGCCCGCGGCGTGTTCGGGAAGTCGTCGGGCGGGTTCGGCTCGTTCCGGATGGCGGTCGATTTCCCAGAGGTCTTCTCAGCCTTCGCATGCCACTCAGGCGACGCCGCGTTCGAGTACTGCTACATGCCCGAGTTCCCGCGCGCGCTCCGATACCTGTGGCACAACGACATCACGCCGAAGCGCTTCCTAGACACCTACAAGGAGATCACGGACCGCGGCGACGACTACCACGCGCTGCTGAACGAGCTTGCGATGGCGTCGTGCTATTCGGCGAACCCGGAAACCGAGCTCGGCTTCGATCTTCCCTTCGACCTCGGATCCGGCGAGCTCGTCGCGGAGGTCTGGGAACGCTGGCTCGCGCACGACCCCGTGCGCATGATCCCCGAGCGGATCGACGCCCTCAAGTCGCAGTCGTTGATCTTCGTCGACTGCGGGACCAAGGACGAGTGGATGCTCGACGTCGGCGCGCGGTGGATGGTTTCGGTGATGCGCGAGCACGGGCTGGAGCCGATCCACGAGGAGTTCGATGCCGGGCACATGCGGATCCCGTACCGCTACAACCGCTCGCTACCGCTCATCTCGAAGGCGCTCGTACCGCCCGAAGGCTGA
- a CDS encoding ammonium transporter has protein sequence MPEVSGADTAWILTSSALVMFMTPGLALFYGGLVRSKNVLATIMQSFFALGLVSVIWMVLGYSLGFGPDQGKLIGDLSFFGLKDVGAEPGPFAATIPHSAYMIFQMMFAVITPALITGAFAERMRFRGYVLFMALWSIVVYSPLAHWVWGGGWLGLGDGNVQALDFAGGTVVHINAGVAALACILYMGKRKGYGRQAMHPHNIPMVITGAAILWFGWFGFNAGSALSSGGLASSAFVNTHLGAAAALLGWIVFEWARNKVPTTVGAATGAVAGLVAITPAAGFVEPWAAVVIGFAAGAICYMAVSLKPKLGYDDSLDVVGVHMVGGIVGALLTGVFATATISGLDPSLDGLAYGNGVTQLGRQALAVIVTLAFSFVMTLLICWIVDKTVGLRVDEDAELEGLDLSQHSEAGYTFVEVGTLTSAGHAASMGSTTTPGKTEEAVR, from the coding sequence ATGCCTGAGGTCAGCGGCGCGGATACCGCCTGGATCCTCACGTCGAGCGCCCTGGTCATGTTCATGACCCCGGGCTTGGCGTTGTTCTACGGCGGGCTCGTCCGCTCCAAGAACGTCCTGGCGACCATCATGCAGTCTTTCTTCGCGCTGGGGCTCGTCAGCGTGATCTGGATGGTGCTCGGTTACTCGCTCGGGTTCGGACCCGATCAAGGCAAGTTGATCGGTGACCTGTCGTTCTTCGGCTTGAAGGACGTCGGGGCGGAGCCCGGGCCGTTCGCGGCGACCATTCCCCACTCGGCCTACATGATCTTCCAGATGATGTTCGCCGTCATCACACCGGCCCTGATCACCGGCGCGTTCGCGGAGCGCATGCGTTTCCGCGGATACGTTCTGTTCATGGCCCTGTGGTCGATCGTCGTCTATTCCCCGCTCGCACACTGGGTGTGGGGCGGCGGCTGGCTTGGTCTCGGCGACGGGAACGTCCAGGCTCTCGACTTCGCCGGCGGCACGGTCGTCCACATCAACGCCGGTGTCGCAGCGCTTGCGTGCATCCTCTACATGGGCAAGCGGAAGGGCTACGGCAGGCAAGCGATGCACCCGCACAACATCCCGATGGTCATCACCGGCGCCGCGATCCTGTGGTTCGGCTGGTTCGGCTTCAACGCAGGTTCGGCGCTCTCCTCGGGCGGGCTCGCTTCCTCCGCGTTCGTGAACACCCACTTGGGTGCCGCGGCCGCGCTGCTCGGCTGGATCGTCTTCGAATGGGCGCGCAACAAGGTGCCGACGACGGTCGGCGCGGCAACCGGCGCGGTTGCCGGACTGGTCGCGATCACCCCGGCGGCGGGCTTCGTCGAGCCGTGGGCGGCAGTCGTGATCGGCTTCGCGGCCGGCGCGATCTGCTACATGGCCGTCAGCCTGAAGCCCAAGCTCGGCTACGACGACTCGCTCGACGTGGTCGGCGTGCACATGGTCGGCGGCATCGTCGGAGCGCTCCTCACCGGCGTGTTCGCGACGGCCACGATCTCGGGACTCGACCCGTCGCTCGACGGGCTCGCGTACGGGAACGGGGTAACGCAGCTCGGACGGCAGGCGCTGGCCGTGATCGTGACGCTCGCGTTCTCCTTCGTGATGACGCTGCTCATCTGCTGGATCGTCGACAAGACGGTCGGGCTTCGGGTGGATGAGGATGCCGAGCTCGAGGGGCTGGACCTGTCGCAGCACTCCGAGGCGGGGTACACCTTCGTCGAGGTCGGTACGCTGACGAGTGCCGGACACGCTGCGAGCATGGGCTCGACGACGACACCCGGCAAGACGGAGGAGGCGGTCCGATGA
- a CDS encoding P-II family nitrogen regulator — protein MKLVTAVIKPFKLEDVKEALRGVGVQGMTVTEVRGFGRQRGHTEVYRGAEYQVDFVPKVKIEVVCDDVEVQGVVDSIMKSARTGKIGDGKIIVSDAGQVFRIRTGEAGRDAL, from the coding sequence ATGAAGCTGGTGACCGCGGTCATCAAGCCCTTCAAGCTGGAAGACGTCAAGGAGGCACTCCGCGGCGTCGGCGTTCAAGGCATGACGGTTACCGAGGTACGCGGGTTCGGGAGGCAGCGGGGTCACACCGAGGTCTACCGCGGCGCCGAGTACCAGGTGGACTTCGTGCCCAAGGTGAAGATCGAGGTCGTCTGCGACGACGTCGAGGTGCAGGGAGTGGTCGACTCGATCATGAAGTCGGCGCGGACCGGAAAGATCGGCGACGGCAAGATTATCGTCTCGGACGCCGGGCAGGTCTTCCGCATCCGCACCGGCGAGGCGGGGAGGGATGCCCTCTAG